In Janthinobacterium sp. B9-8, the genomic stretch CCAATCGCATCCATTTCTAAGCAGTCAGTAATCACTACGCCTTGATAAGCCAACTCATTTCTTAATAAGCCAGTGAGGGTGGCGTGTGAAATAGTTGCAGGCTTTGCCAGATCTGGCTCAATGGCGGGGAAAGCAACGTGCGCCGTCATCAGCGCATCCAGCCCAGCGCCAAAAGCTGCTCTAAACGGGGCCAGCTCAACGGCATCTAATCGTGCCCTATCATGTGCCACCACCGGCATGCTGTGATGAGAATCAACCGCCGTATCACCATGCCCCGGAAAATGCTTACCCGTTGCTGCCATGCCAGCAGATTGCATGCCCCGCAAAGCAGCCAAACCAAACTGGCTGACCTCGCTCACGGTTTCACCATAAGCACGCACGCCAATCACCGGGTTTTGCGGATTATTATTAATATCCAGCACTGGCGCGAAATTGATATTAATCCCCAGCGATTTCAACTCGGCATTACCCACCTTGGTGAGTGCTTCGCAATCTGTTTCACTGCCAGCGCTTTTAAATGCCATCGCTGACGGCAAAGGCGTAACGCCATGCTCGATCCGCATCACCATGCCGCCTTCCTGATCTGTACCAATCAGGAGCGGCACATTGCTTTGCTCTGCGTTGATTTCTTGTAAGCGTAAATTCAGAGCAGCAAGCTGGGAAGGTGTTTCAACATTACGGCGAAATAAAATAATACCACCAATCTGATGCGCCCTAAGCATCTCTTCAATATGCGAGTTGGGCACAAGACCATCAAATCCCACCATAAACAACTGGGCTACTTTCTGGCTAAGGGTAAGCGTTTGTAAGAGTTCAGTGGCGTGCATGAGCGATACTCCAGGGAGGGATAGGACGCCGCCATTATAATGCCGCTGGTTTCACACGCCCTACGCGCTTTGTAATGTTGACAAGATGAGCAAAGTAATTTGCTATGGCAGCCTAGACGTCGGGTTACGCTTCGCTAACCACAGCCTACAAAGACGAAATATCTGCCTAACGCCCAGAAAAAAAGCCGAACGATGAATCGTTCGGCTTTTTTAAACTACCGCGCCTAAGCCAGTCGTTTCAGCACTTCAGCCTTACCCAGCAAAGCCAACACCGCATCCACCGAAGGCGTATGCGTGGTGCCGCAGACTTTGGCGCGCAGTGGCATGCCAACTTGGCCCATTTTCACGCCTTGCGATTTGCAAAACTCTTTAATAAAGACGGAGATACTTGCGGTGTCCCACACTTCTAATGCAGCCGCTTCGCTCGCAAAGGCGCTCAGGCGAGCTAGATCGTCGCTCGTCAGATGTTTAGCCCCCACTTCATCCGATGGAGTGAGTGGCTGATAGAAGTATGTCGCCTCAGTCGCCAGCTCTACGATGGTCTGTACACGCTCTTTTAACAATGCAACCACATCGACCAGTGCAGGCCCTTGGCTTAGGTCTACGCCCTTTTCATCCAGGAACCGTTTAGCAAGATCAGCAAGGCGTGCGGCATCAGCGGTCTTGATATGCTGCGCATTCAGCCACAACAGTTTTTCTTTATCAAAGCGGCTTGGGCTGGCTGACACGTCTTTTAGATCAAACCATTCTACAAACTGCGCCATAGAGAAGCATTCATCGTCACCATGGCCCCAGCCTAAACGGGCTAGATAGTTGAGCAGTGCTTCCGGCAAATAACCGGCGCTATCGTAATCGACCACACTCACGGCATCACGGCGCTTGGATAGTTTCTGCCCCTGATCGTTATGAATCATCGGCAGATGGGCAAATTGCGGTACCGCAGCCCCTAGCGCGTTAAAGATATGAATCTGACGCGGTGTGTTATTAACATGATCATCACCGCGAATCACTTGGGTAATGCCCATATCCCAGTCATCGACCACCACGCAGAAGTTATAGGTTGGTGTGCCATCAGGACGAGCGATGATAAGATCATCCAGCTCGACATTGCCAATTTCAATACGGCCTTTGACCAGATCATCCCAGGCAATAACACCATCGAGTGGCGTTCTAAAGCGCAATACTGGCTGCACGCCGGCAGGAGGCTCAGGCAGAACCTTGCCTTCCTCGGGTCTCCAACGACGATCGTACTTAGCTTTCAGGCCCAAAGCTTCTTGCGTCGCACGCATGACATCAAGCTCTTCTTTGGACATATAGCAAGGATAAGCGTGACCACTGGCTAATAGCTGTTTTACCACTTCACGGTAACGATCCATGCGCTGCATCTGGTAAAACGGGCCTTCATCGTAATCAATACCTACCCAATGCATGCCATCCATAATCGCTTTAACTGATTCTGGCGTTGAGCGTTCTAAATCGGTGTCTTCAATACGCAGTACAAATGCACCGCCATTTTTGCGTGCATGCGCCCAAGAAAACAGCGCGGTGCGCACACCACCAATATGTAACAGGCCCGTAGGACTAGGGGCAAAACGAGTACGTACAGTCATAGAAAAGCTACCGAGAATAGAGCGTGGAAGGCGATATTGTAGCGGATTAGAAGCCTCGGCGGGTTGCACCTGCCCTACAGGCTTCGCTCTCAAAAAAAAGCGGCGCTTTGCAGAGGGGGTGAAACCCGCGTGTTTTTGCGAAAACCTGCAAAAAAACACATCAAGAATCAAAATAGGCTTGCACACCCCCTACAAAAGTAAACCTAAAGCGCCGCAGTACGCACTTGCTTTGCTGCCAGCACACGGTTATTGATGTTCAGCGGCAAGTTATTTGGGTTTTGCACCACAATATTCTCGCTTAACACCGGCATCGTGCTTTGCACAGGGCTCTCGAAGCGCACCAAAATATCGTAGTAAGTACGCAGGCGCTCAACAAAAATCACTGGCTCGCCACCACGGGCGTAGCCGTATTTAGCCGATTTAAAATATTGCGGATTACGCAAAAGTGGCAAGGTGGTTTTTACGTCCACCCAGCTATCTGGGTTTTTGCCCAGCTTCACCGCCAATGCGCGGGCATCGAGCAGATGGCCCAAACCGACGTTGTAGGCGGCTAAGGCCAGCCAAGTACGATCCGGCTCGGTGATATTCTCAGCCAAGCTGTCTTTCATGGTCTGGATATAACGCGCGCCGCCCTGAATGCTCTGATAGGGGTCGAGGCGATTCACGCCCAAGCGCTCTGCCGTATCGTTGGTGAGCATCATCATGCCACGCACACCCGACATCGAAACCGCTTCCGGGTCCCACATCGATTCCTGATAAGACAGTGCGGCAACCAAGCGCCAATCCAAACCCGTTTTGGCTTCTGCCTCTTTAAACCACTTTTTATAGCGTGGCAAAGTGGCTTTTCGCTTATCAAGGAATGCCATGGCATCCATTTGGCCAAGGCGATTCACGTGGCCGTAATATCGGTCGAGTAAGCTGCGCATCTCACCGCTTTGGGCCATTTTGCTGAAAAAGCCTTGAAACAGTGTAAACAACTCGCTATCCGCGTCAGGGGCTGCCCATGCAAGCTGCTGTGCCGAGCCCATTTCGCGAGAAATAGCGACTTTAGGAAAATAATTCTGAGCAACATCCGCAGCGTGCGAATCAACCATGGCGTAGCTAAGCTGGCCATTGGCAACGCGCTCGATCAAATCTTCACTATCGCCATCTTCAACCACTTGCCAGCTCAGATTCGGTTTATTGACCTTGAGCTTATTCAGCGCCATCGCATATTGCGGCAGAGTGCTGATGCTAGCCTCACCTGCACTCAGCTCAGCTAAGACACTGGAAGCGGTTTTGTTGCTAGGGTAAATCAGCACCGGTTCAATGCTTTGGTAGGCGGGGCCGAATGCGAGTCCTTCGCTTTCAAAACCTTTTTGCACTCCCACCGCAAAGTGAGCTTCATTTCCCTTCAACCTCGAGAGTAACTCGGCATAGCTGCTGGTGACGATAAAACGCACTTTCAGCCCATTTGCTACTGCAAAGCGAGTAACGAGGTCGTACTCCAAGCCTGCGTAATTGCCTTCAGCATCGACATAGAGTGTGGTCGGACCGTTCTGTACCAGTACGACGAGTTCTTGTGATTCTGCCCAAGGAAGAACCCGGTTGGAAGATTGTTCCGGCATATCGCCGCAACCCGTTAGAACAACTGTTGCTAGAGCCATGAGCCAATGTTTCATGCGCATCCCGTTTGTTGATACCGGCCGCATTCTGCACTAATTCCTCCTAAAATGACAAACACTGCTTTGCCTTAGGTAAAAATTGCGCTAGAATTCGTCTCCTCTTTGGAGAGGTGGCAGAGTGGTTGAATGTACCTGACTCGAAATCAGGCGTACTCGCGAGAGTATCGGGGGTTCGAATCCCCCTCTCTCCTCCAGATCATCAAAAACGGCAGGCCTTCGGGCTTGCCGTTTTTGTTTTGGAAGCGCGCCAGAGTACGGCTAACTACCTATTCCACCCAGTGAAAATTACCCTTCCGTCATATCCGGTACATCAACAATCGCAAATTTTTCCTTTTGACGCAACTGATTCACCGCCGCCGACAGCAGTGGCTGCGCGGCATTCGGAGAAAAATACTGATCGCATAACTCAACCACTGGCAATAATCCCATCAGACTATTTGTCAGCCAGACGGCATCGGCTTTTTTGATCTCATCCAGCGTCCAAGCTCGTTTTTCTACCTCCCAGCCATGCTGCATTGCAGCATCAAAAACCACCTCACACATCACCCCATTCACCCCGCTTTGCTCGAGTTTTGGCGTGCTTAAAATGCTGTCGCATAAAACCAACACATTACTCATCACGCCTTCGATCACCAAGCCGTCTCTATCCAGCATCAGTCCTTCAAAAATGCTCGGATCGCTCCATTCCCGCCGTGCTAAAACATTTTCTAAACGATTCAAATGCTTAACCCCGGCCAGGGCGGGTTGCCAGCTCGCCTGCGTGCTACAAACACGCACTTTTGCCCCCTCTTGATACAATTTTTCTGGGTAGGCAGGTAATGCAGCCACCTGAACAATTCGATTAGGAGCTAGCTGATCAGGCGCACCATAACCACGAGCGGTTTCACCTCGAGAGATGATTATCTTAAGTGCAGCGTCAACGGGTGTAAGGCGGCGAAAGTCTTCCAGCAAGATCGCCTCGCTTGGGCAAACGATTCCCAAGACAGCGCAGTCTTGCTGTAAGCGTGTGTAATGTCTGGCCCAAAATTCAATTGCCCCGCCTGTGCAACGCATGGTGCGAAACACCCCGTCACCAAATTGAAACGCCCGATCAGCCATACTGATATGGTCTTGGGGCAGGCCATTAAGCAATCTCATCTAAAACTCCATAAAAAAAGGGTGAACAAAACGATTTGCTTTGCCACCCTAACTGATCCATTCACATGTGGGCCACAAAGGTGCCCCCCTATGAAACAGCCTAACCTTGCACGCCCAAGGCGCGCAGCAAACCACGTGCTTTATGCCGAGTCTCTTGCAGCTCACGCTCTGGATCTGAATCAATCACAATGCCAGCGCCTGCTCTAAAATAAAGCTGATCTTGCCTTTGTAAGAAAGTACGAATCAGGATATTAAGGTCCATTGATCCATCCAGATTGATATAACCCAAGCTGCCGGTGTAAGCATAACGAGGCCGATCTTCCAGCTCTCTGATAATTTGCATGCAGCGAACCTTAGGGCAACCTGTAATGGTTCCACCAGGGAAAAGCGCCCTAAGGATATCAGCCGGAGTCTGCCCTGCGCTTAACTGCCCACGCACATTGGATTCAATATGATGAACAAAAGCATAGGTTGCCACAGCCATCAGCTCATCCACTTGCACCGTGCCCGGCCGGCAAATACGGCCCAGATCATTGCGCTCTAAATCAACCAGCATAATATGCTCGGCACGCTCTTTGGGTGTAGCTAAGAGCCGCGCTTTAAGGCCCGCATCTTCGATAGGGTCAAGCGATCGGGGATGCGTACCGGCAATCGGC encodes the following:
- the gltX gene encoding glutamate--tRNA ligase → MTVRTRFAPSPTGLLHIGGVRTALFSWAHARKNGGAFVLRIEDTDLERSTPESVKAIMDGMHWVGIDYDEGPFYQMQRMDRYREVVKQLLASGHAYPCYMSKEELDVMRATQEALGLKAKYDRRWRPEEGKVLPEPPAGVQPVLRFRTPLDGVIAWDDLVKGRIEIGNVELDDLIIARPDGTPTYNFCVVVDDWDMGITQVIRGDDHVNNTPRQIHIFNALGAAVPQFAHLPMIHNDQGQKLSKRRDAVSVVDYDSAGYLPEALLNYLARLGWGHGDDECFSMAQFVEWFDLKDVSASPSRFDKEKLLWLNAQHIKTADAARLADLAKRFLDEKGVDLSQGPALVDVVALLKERVQTIVELATEATYFYQPLTPSDEVGAKHLTSDDLARLSAFASEAAALEVWDTASISVFIKEFCKSQGVKMGQVGMPLRAKVCGTTHTPSVDAVLALLGKAEVLKRLA
- the nagZ gene encoding beta-N-acetylhexosaminidase; the protein is MHATELLQTLTLSQKVAQLFMVGFDGLVPNSHIEEMLRAHQIGGIILFRRNVETPSQLAALNLRLQEINAEQSNVPLLIGTDQEGGMVMRIEHGVTPLPSAMAFKSAGSETDCEALTKVGNAELKSLGININFAPVLDINNNPQNPVIGVRAYGETVSEVSQFGLAALRGMQSAGMAATGKHFPGHGDTAVDSHHSMPVVAHDRARLDAVELAPFRAAFGAGLDALMTAHVAFPAIEPDLAKPATISHATLTGLLRNELAYQGVVITDCLEMDAIGKGVGTVAGAVFSIQAGADIVLISHTPAKQAAALAEVLQAVKAGDISVARIDESVLRILALKQRYQMSAWANLAPSLLASEALQLSARVHQAAITGHAQPLDKNKPVFLISAEVRTHTEIDEVALGKTPEARNSLAQPLSELGYRVDEQWIALQPDAAEVDTVLSQAAHAGQIIFVSYNAQLFKEQQALIEALPQDKLWLIAGRLPYDLDLAPKAAGRLSCCSNRPAALYALAQKLAVNI
- the pabC gene encoding aminodeoxychorismate lyase — protein: MRLLNGLPQDHISMADRAFQFGDGVFRTMRCTGGAIEFWARHYTRLQQDCAVLGIVCPSEAILLEDFRRLTPVDAALKIIISRGETARGYGAPDQLAPNRIVQVAALPAYPEKLYQEGAKVRVCSTQASWQPALAGVKHLNRLENVLARREWSDPSIFEGLMLDRDGLVIEGVMSNVLVLCDSILSTPKLEQSGVNGVMCEVVFDAAMQHGWEVEKRAWTLDEIKKADAVWLTNSLMGLLPVVELCDQYFSPNAAQPLLSAAVNQLRQKEKFAIVDVPDMTEG
- the mltF gene encoding membrane-bound lytic murein transglycosylase MltF, translating into MKHWLMALATVVLTGCGDMPEQSSNRVLPWAESQELVVLVQNGPTTLYVDAEGNYAGLEYDLVTRFAVANGLKVRFIVTSSYAELLSRLKGNEAHFAVGVQKGFESEGLAFGPAYQSIEPVLIYPSNKTASSVLAELSAGEASISTLPQYAMALNKLKVNKPNLSWQVVEDGDSEDLIERVANGQLSYAMVDSHAADVAQNYFPKVAISREMGSAQQLAWAAPDADSELFTLFQGFFSKMAQSGEMRSLLDRYYGHVNRLGQMDAMAFLDKRKATLPRYKKWFKEAEAKTGLDWRLVAALSYQESMWDPEAVSMSGVRGMMMLTNDTAERLGVNRLDPYQSIQGGARYIQTMKDSLAENITEPDRTWLALAAYNVGLGHLLDARALAVKLGKNPDSWVDVKTTLPLLRNPQYFKSAKYGYARGGEPVIFVERLRTYYDILVRFESPVQSTMPVLSENIVVQNPNNLPLNINNRVLAAKQVRTAAL